A stretch of the Bacillus licheniformis DSM 13 = ATCC 14580 genome encodes the following:
- a CDS encoding WXG100 family type VII secretion target, translating into MDGYGYYNYQAANPKVSGETVKISHNGTIKAHSHAKAIEKHVGDSLKKAKELKAYVESGKWSGKTRDAFLSYLELIIELNADMKDALKEHTAALDALEKHIDGFSQLSEVQEIKNL; encoded by the coding sequence ATGGACGGATATGGATACTACAACTATCAAGCGGCGAATCCGAAAGTAAGCGGAGAGACTGTGAAAATTTCACACAATGGAACAATAAAAGCGCATTCCCATGCGAAAGCGATCGAAAAACATGTCGGCGATTCGCTCAAAAAAGCAAAGGAATTGAAAGCGTACGTCGAAAGCGGCAAATGGAGCGGGAAAACCCGCGACGCATTTTTAAGCTACCTTGAGCTGATTATTGAATTGAATGCCGATATGAAAGACGCCTTGAAAGAGCATACCGCTGCATTAGATGCGCTGGAAAAACACATCGACGGTTTTTCGCAGCTCAGTGAAGTGCAGGAAATCAAAAACTTATAA
- a CDS encoding zinc ribbon domain-containing protein has product MREHKGCIKCGSTDAGQKEIATTGTGLSKLFDVQHNRFLVVYCKNCGYSELYNKQSSTAGNILDLFFGG; this is encoded by the coding sequence ATGCGTGAACATAAAGGATGTATCAAGTGCGGAAGCACAGATGCGGGGCAAAAAGAAATCGCGACGACCGGCACCGGCCTGTCAAAATTGTTCGATGTGCAGCATAACCGTTTTCTCGTCGTTTATTGCAAAAACTGCGGGTATTCAGAGCTGTACAATAAACAATCTTCAACCGCCGGAAACATTCTCGACCTGTTCTTTGGAGGATGA